The Couchioplanes caeruleus sequence GCGACTCGCTGGAGCAGGCGTTGCGGGCCGCCCGGGTGCCACTGGTACGAGCGACGATCCTCTGGCAGCTCGCGCTAGTCCACCGCAGTACCTGGAACACGAATGCGTCGATCGCCGCGGTCGAGCAGGCGACGGCCGAACTCGGCCGGCCGCTCCCGCGCAACCGGGTGCTGCTGTTCCTCTCCACGCTTGCGCTGTACGCCGGCGCAGTGCTGATCGGCGTCACCAGGATCGGTTTCGGCACCGCATCCGCCGAGCGTCGCGACTGGTACCGCCTCCGCACGGAACTGCATCGTGTGGCGGCGCACTCGGCGGTCATCGGCCAGCGACCCTACGAGGCCGTGGTGCACAACATGCGGGCGCTGTACCACGCCAACCGCGTCGGCTTCTCCGCGGAGTACGCGAGGCAGCACGCGTCGCTGGCCTTCATCGACCGCATGCTCGGGCTCCGCAGGCGTGCCGCGAGGGGTTACGCCCGCGCCGCCCGTACCGCCGATCGGCTGGCGGATCCGGGGCTGGTGGCGCAGATCGCCTGGGAGATCAGCGCCGCCGAATACTTCAGCGGCAGTGGCGCCGGCGCCGTCTGGATCCCCGTCATCGAGGAGCACGGGCGCTGGCTGGAGATCGGTACCTACTGCGACGCCGTCGCCGCCATCTGCTGGGGCGCGGTCATCGAAGGCGACACCCGCGAGGCCCTGCACTGGCAACAGCGTGCCCGGGCGCACCTGGAGGCCAGAGGGCAGGCCGGCAATACGTCGCTGGCCATGGCCGAAACCGCGATCCCGGCCATGCTGGGCCGCGCCGGTGCGGCCGCGACCGGCCTCCGTGCCGTGAACGAGGCGTCGGCCGCGCACGCGAGCGTCGGGATGCGGGTCGGTTTCCTCACCGCTGCCGCCCATGCCGCCCTGGAACTGGACGACCTCGGGGCTCCGTTCGACACCGTTCTGGCCGAGTTCGCCACCCTCGGCGTGAAGTCGGCGGCACTTCTGCCGCCGCAACGTGCGTTCTACATCTACCAGGCGTACGGTCGGCTGTCCCAGTGCCGGCGGGCGGGCGCGTCCGAGCGCCCGGAGCGGCTGACCGCGGCACGCGACGCCGTCATCCGCCTGCGGTCGGTGGCCAACCGGCCGCTGCTGAAGGCGCATCTCGCGATCGCGGAAGCCGATCTCCGGCAGCTCGAGGGTGACAGTGCCGGAGCCCTGGACCATCTGGCCGGGCTGGACCCGTTGCTGCGCAAGGTGGACGCGCCTCTCGTGACATACGAGGCAGCCCGGGTGCGCACCCGGGCGTTGCGCGACCTCGGATACGCCGAGCAGGCCCGGTTGCAGGCCGCGAACGCGTTGACGCTGACGGAGGAGCAGCAGTGGCCGCACCGGGCGCGCTGGATCGAGGCGGAGTTCGCGATGCCGGCTCACCGGGCGGCCGGCACCCGGGGCTACCGGTCCAGCGTCGACGTCACGGCCTCGGACGGCCACCGTCAGCGCCTGCACGCCATCGAACAGGTGAGCATGGCGGCCTCCCGGGTCCTGGACCCGGGCCGCCTGGCGCGGATCGCGCTGGACGAGACCATCCGGATCCTCGCCGCGGATCGCGCGATCCTGTTCCTCCCCGAGGGTGCCGACTTCCTGCACGGCGCCGCAGGCCCGGACTCCGACGACCACGGCGGCACCGGCGACGGGCTCGTCGCGCATCTCGGCCGCGACGCGGCAGGCCACGACATCGACGAGCTGACCGGCTACAGCTCCACCCTGGTCGAGCGGGTTCGGCACACCGGTGAGGCAATGGTGATGACCGGGACCGAGGAGGGCGTCGCCCTGGGGTCCGAGAGCGTCGTCGTGCACGGACTGCGCAGCATCATGGCCGCTCCGCTGCGGCTGGAGGGCCGCCTGCTCGGCGTGGTCTACCTGGACAGCCGGGTCGCCAAGGGCGTCTTCACGATGGACGATGTCGGTGTCCTCGTGGCCATCACCAACCACATCGCGGTCTCCCTGGAGACGACCCGCATGGTCCAGTTGGAGGTCGCCGCGCAGACCGCCCGGCAGCAACGCGATGTCGCCGAAGCGCTGCACGGAGCCCTGACGCTGATGGGCGGCACCCTCGACCCGCGGGAGGTCCTGGAACGCCTGCTCGAAGCCGCCGTCCGGGTCCTGCCGGGGGAGCGGGCGTGGCTGGTGACCGGCGATGGCCCGGACCGTACCGTCCTGGCCGCGCCGGGTTCGGCGCCGATCACGCCTCAGGCTGCTCTGCCGACCGCTCTGCTCGCCGCCGATCGGCCGATGGCCGGAACCGCCGCGACGCGACCGGCCGCCCTGGAGGGTCTGCTCGACGGCGCCGCGTCGTGGGCCGTGCTCCCCGTCGTCGCGGGCACCGAGCGCCTCGGGACCCTGGTGCTCGCGGCGACCGGAACCGCCGTCTACCAGGAGGCCGACCTGGAGATGGCCGTCGCCCTGGTCGGTCAGGGCGTCATCGCCTACGAGAAGGCCCGCCTCTTCACCCAGGTCAGGGAGCTGGCGATCCACGACGAGCTCACCGCGGTCCCGAACCGCCGTCACTTCTTCGACCTCGCCAAGCGCGATCTCGCCGCCGCCCGCCGGCACGGTCGGCCGCTCACCGCCGTGATGATCGATATTGATCACTTCAAGAGGGTCAACGACACCCACGGCCACCTAGTCGGCGACGACGTCATCCGAGGCGTCGCGCACCGCCTGGGCCGCACCATCCGAGACACTGACATTCTCGGCCGTTACGGCGGCGAGGAGTTCGCCCTCATCATGCCCGACGCGCACCCGGCTTCCACCGCACTCGCCGAACGGCTGCGCGCGGCGATCGCCGACGCGCCCGTCGACACGCGCATCGGACCGCTGTCCGTGACCATCAGCGTCGGCACCGCCCGTCTGCACGCCGACGACCCCGACATCAACGCCGTCCTGTCCCGCGCCGACGCTGCGCTCTACCGGGCGAAGAGCGCCGGCCGCAACCGCGTCGAGGTCGAATCCACGGGCGATTAGAGCGGTACGGGCGGGGCCGAGACGCCTCTCTTCGAGGGCGCGGGGACGAATTCACCGTGCGTATCGCCTGCATCGGCGGCGGAGAACTCAGGCGGTTCGGCTATGACGGACGGCTCAACAGTTCGCCGAAGCGTGGCGTCAGCCTCTCGAAGTCGCCGGGTTCCAGGTGGTCTTTCCCAGGCGCCCGCGTGGCTGCCGGGAGTGACAGACTTGTCAACGCGGACCGCAGGAAGCTGCCGTAGCTGGCTTCCCGCGGTTTCGGCTTCATGGGCAAGATGGCAGTCCGGCCTGCCCGCTGAGTGAGGCCGAGAGACGGGCTGGCGTCCTTGACGGGTTGCCTCGCTGGTCGAGGATGGGACTTATGTCGACTCGTCCGCCGCTTGCCGAGGCCATGGACCTCCATGCTCATCCCGAGGGTGGGTGGTACCGCGAAACCTTCCGCTCCTCGGTGGAGTTCCAGCCCGCCGGGTATCCCGGTCCCCGTGCCGCCGCTACCGCGATCTACTTCCTGCTCCAGCCGGGCGAGTCGTCGGCCTGGCACGTCGTACGCTCCGACGAGCTGTGGCTTCTCCACTCCGGCGCGCTCGAGTTGCGTCTCGGTGGCTCCGGAGCGGTTCCGACCGAGCCCGGCGAGGTCGTCCGGGTGGACGCGGCGAGCCCGCAAGCCCTCGTTCCCGCGGGGGTGTGGCAGAGCGCCCATCCTGCCGGAGACGAGCCGGTGCTGGTGAGCTGCGTGGTGTCGCCGGGCTTCGACTTCGCCGACTTCCGGTTGGCGTGATCCGCATCGGGCCGACCGGCCGATCACTGATGTATCGGGGGACTAGCTGGCGGTTACCCTAGCGCGATGATCACGGCGGTTCTCGTGCCCGGTGGGGGCTACACCACCCAAGGTCCGCTGTTCGACCTTGCAGACGCTGTCCTGACGGCACGTCGGGACGCGGTCGAGCCGGTCGAGTGGAGCGTGCCCGACGGACTGTTGGAGGTGGGTCCGGAGCCGTTCGTGCGGGTCCACGTCGCTGCTGCGTTGCACCGCGCTCGGACGGCGGCACCCCACGGTCGTCCGGTACTGATCGCCAAATCGCTGGGGAGCCATGCCGCCGCCTTAGCCGCGGACGAGGAGCTGCCAGCAATCTGGCTGACGCCGATACTCACCGACGACAGCGTGGTGGAGGCGATCACCGCGAACCGGGCACCGCAACTGCTCATCGGGGGTACAGACGACCGGTTCTGGATGCCGCAGGCCGCCGAGGCGACCGGCAAGCAGGTGCTGCAGATAGCCGATGCCGATCACAGTCTGCGGGTGCCGGGGCCG is a genomic window containing:
- a CDS encoding diguanylate cyclase translates to MLSRSASGTAEAGRDLADVEVIKELSRGAQTVVHRVRRAGIEYALKQLQPGVVVDDATLVAFRREAAILASIDHPGLTRIHEVGQTYGRPYLLMDLVEGTELTALTREGPLPDRRVVELGIDVAGALAAAHRVGLVHRDVKPQNIMVLPDGEAKVIDFGLAAWVASDHDGVTAGTLAYSSPEQTGMLKRPVDGRSDLYSLGVVVFQCLAGVLPFASPDVGDLLRMHAVSPPPDLRRLCPGVSRALVAVVEKLLAKDPDDRYQTAQGLLADLHRLRSDPDPAVFTPGAEDSSDDRGDTSLSGRARELAELTARWRRAVEGRGGVAVVQGAPGVGKSRLVRELAASVRAGGHPVLFGKGSTDNPVPMAALRAAVDQYVRDLQRLPEPARGAAVRGLRSAAGSAAPLLRALSPAVAAVLEAPDLAEEDRGDQFATAVAGFLVGLARAGGGLLLQLDDVQWLDGATLRVLRQLTADLADTPLMVVGTARDDAASRPGVESCRAALGASIDLHLPLGPLDTAGMAALVAAHLPGGELDAELVSRLSERSEGNPFTLVEYVRAVIDAGLLRPYWGTWLLDTAGLDGLALPRGALELVLTRIEGLGVRSRALLTAAAVSGSRFRTDLVAEVSGVDHRAAEAILVDAAGRHLVEHDGDEYVFLHDRIREALLKDVDGDRLRGLHQRIAETLDASDPGGERHVYALAHHYAHGEKERTPKRVFETCYAAGRLALAGHTPAAALALLHQAAEAAADPDAEFLHTLGIAQHQTGRFADACDSLEQALRAARVPLVRATILWQLALVHRSTWNTNASIAAVEQATAELGRPLPRNRVLLFLSTLALYAGAVLIGVTRIGFGTASAERRDWYRLRTELHRVAAHSAVIGQRPYEAVVHNMRALYHANRVGFSAEYARQHASLAFIDRMLGLRRRAARGYARAARTADRLADPGLVAQIAWEISAAEYFSGSGAGAVWIPVIEEHGRWLEIGTYCDAVAAICWGAVIEGDTREALHWQQRARAHLEARGQAGNTSLAMAETAIPAMLGRAGAAATGLRAVNEASAAHASVGMRVGFLTAAAHAALELDDLGAPFDTVLAEFATLGVKSAALLPPQRAFYIYQAYGRLSQCRRAGASERPERLTAARDAVIRLRSVANRPLLKAHLAIAEADLRQLEGDSAGALDHLAGLDPLLRKVDAPLVTYEAARVRTRALRDLGYAEQARLQAANALTLTEEQQWPHRARWIEAEFAMPAHRAAGTRGYRSSVDVTASDGHRQRLHAIEQVSMAASRVLDPGRLARIALDETIRILAADRAILFLPEGADFLHGAAGPDSDDHGGTGDGLVAHLGRDAAGHDIDELTGYSSTLVERVRHTGEAMVMTGTEEGVALGSESVVVHGLRSIMAAPLRLEGRLLGVVYLDSRVAKGVFTMDDVGVLVAITNHIAVSLETTRMVQLEVAAQTARQQRDVAEALHGALTLMGGTLDPREVLERLLEAAVRVLPGERAWLVTGDGPDRTVLAAPGSAPITPQAALPTALLAADRPMAGTAATRPAALEGLLDGAASWAVLPVVAGTERLGTLVLAATGTAVYQEADLEMAVALVGQGVIAYEKARLFTQVRELAIHDELTAVPNRRHFFDLAKRDLAAARRHGRPLTAVMIDIDHFKRVNDTHGHLVGDDVIRGVAHRLGRTIRDTDILGRYGGEEFALIMPDAHPASTALAERLRAAIADAPVDTRIGPLSVTISVGTARLHADDPDINAVLSRADAALYRAKSAGRNRVEVESTGD
- a CDS encoding cupin domain-containing protein; its protein translation is MSTRPPLAEAMDLHAHPEGGWYRETFRSSVEFQPAGYPGPRAAATAIYFLLQPGESSAWHVVRSDELWLLHSGALELRLGGSGAVPTEPGEVVRVDAASPQALVPAGVWQSAHPAGDEPVLVSCVVSPGFDFADFRLA
- a CDS encoding alpha/beta hydrolase; translated protein: MITAVLVPGGGYTTQGPLFDLADAVLTARRDAVEPVEWSVPDGLLEVGPEPFVRVHVAAALHRARTAAPHGRPVLIAKSLGSHAAALAADEELPAIWLTPILTDDSVVEAITANRAPQLLIGGTDDRFWMPQAAEATGKQVLQIADADHSLRVPGPVRRYAEVLATVGTAMEDFFAAVTANTDPTG